The Streptomyces kanamyceticus genome window below encodes:
- a CDS encoding FAD-dependent oxidoreductase, translated as MSSTRERLVVIGGDAAGMSAASQARRLRGPDELEIVAFERGHFTSYSACGIPYWVGGDVEQRDALIARTPEQHRERDIDLRMRTEVTRIDVANSRVLDRDLEGGGESWTTYDKLVIATGARPIRPALPGIDAPGVHGVQTLDDGQALLDTLARTEGRRAVVIGAGYIGVEMAEAMVNRGYEVTVVNRGKEPMSTLDADMGRLVHEAMTGMGIEMVNDAEVTKILTGDDGRVRAVATEDAEYPADVVVLGIGVRPETALAREAGLPLGEHGGILTDLAMRVRGHENIWAGGDCVEVLDLVSGSHRHIALGTHANKHGQVIGSNAGGGYATFPGVVGTAVSKVCDLELARTGLREKDARAAGLQFVAVTIESTSRAGYYPGAALMTVKMLAERRTGRLLGVQIVGREGAGKRVDVAAVALTARLTVEQMTALDLGYAPPFSPVWDPVLVAARKAVAAVRAG; from the coding sequence ATGAGCAGCACACGAGAGCGACTTGTGGTCATCGGAGGCGACGCGGCCGGCATGTCCGCCGCGTCGCAGGCACGCAGGCTCAGGGGCCCAGACGAGCTGGAGATCGTCGCGTTCGAGCGCGGCCACTTCACGTCGTACTCCGCCTGCGGCATCCCCTACTGGGTGGGGGGCGACGTCGAGCAGCGCGACGCCCTCATCGCGCGCACGCCGGAGCAGCACCGGGAGCGCGACATCGATCTGCGGATGCGTACGGAGGTGACGCGGATCGACGTGGCGAACAGCCGCGTCCTGGACCGCGACCTCGAAGGGGGCGGCGAGTCCTGGACGACGTACGACAAGCTCGTGATCGCCACCGGCGCGCGGCCGATCCGTCCCGCGCTGCCCGGCATCGACGCGCCCGGCGTGCACGGCGTGCAGACGCTCGACGACGGGCAGGCCCTGCTCGACACCCTGGCCAGGACCGAGGGGCGCAGGGCGGTGGTCATCGGCGCGGGCTACATCGGCGTCGAGATGGCCGAGGCGATGGTCAACCGCGGCTACGAGGTGACGGTCGTCAACCGCGGCAAGGAGCCCATGTCGACCCTCGACGCGGACATGGGCCGCCTGGTGCACGAGGCGATGACCGGCATGGGCATCGAGATGGTGAACGACGCCGAGGTCACCAAGATCCTCACCGGCGACGACGGGCGGGTCAGGGCGGTGGCCACGGAGGACGCCGAGTACCCGGCCGACGTGGTGGTGCTCGGCATCGGCGTACGGCCCGAGACGGCGCTCGCCCGCGAGGCGGGGCTGCCGCTCGGCGAGCACGGCGGGATCCTCACCGATCTCGCGATGCGGGTGCGCGGGCACGAGAACATCTGGGCGGGCGGCGACTGCGTGGAGGTCCTCGACCTGGTGTCGGGCAGCCACCGGCACATCGCGCTCGGCACCCACGCCAACAAGCACGGCCAGGTGATCGGTTCGAACGCGGGCGGCGGCTACGCCACGTTCCCCGGTGTCGTCGGCACGGCCGTCAGCAAGGTCTGCGACCTGGAGCTGGCCCGCACCGGTCTGCGCGAGAAGGACGCCCGGGCGGCCGGACTCCAGTTCGTGGCGGTGACCATCGAGTCGACGAGCAGGGCCGGTTACTACCCGGGCGCGGCCCTGATGACGGTGAAGATGCTGGCCGAGCGGCGCACCGGGCGGCTGCTCGGCGTGCAGATCGTGGGCCGCGAGGGCGCGGGCAAGCGCGTGGACGTGGCGGCCGTCGCGCTGACGGCGCGGCTGACGGTGGAGCAGATGACGGCGCTCGACCTGGGCTACGCGCCGCCGTTCTCGCCGGTGTGGGACCCGGTCCTGGTGGCGGCGCGCAAGGCGGTGGCGGCGGTACGGGCGGGCTGA
- the hemE gene encoding uroporphyrinogen decarboxylase has protein sequence MSANESQSPAGRPNPATYDSPFMKACRREAVPHTPVWFMRQAGRSLPEYRKVREGTAMLESCMRPDLVTEITLQPVRRHNVDAAIYFSDIVVPLKAIGIDLDIKPGVGPVVANPIRTRADLAQLRDLTPEDVHYVTEAIGMLTAELGSTPLIGFAGAPFTLASYLVEGGPSRNHEHTKALMYGDPQLWADLLDRLAEITGAFLKVQIEAGASAVQLFDSWVGALSPADYRRAVMPASVKVFDAVAGYGVPRIHFGVGTGELLGAMGEAGADVVGVDWRVPMDEAARRVGPGKALQGNLDPAVLFAPRDAVEAKTDEVLAAANGLEGHIFNLGHGVLPTMDPEALTRLVEYVHTRTAV, from the coding sequence GTGAGTGCCAACGAGAGCCAGAGCCCCGCGGGCCGGCCGAACCCAGCGACGTACGACTCCCCCTTCATGAAGGCGTGCAGGCGCGAGGCCGTGCCGCACACGCCGGTCTGGTTCATGCGGCAGGCGGGGCGCTCATTGCCCGAGTACCGCAAGGTCCGCGAGGGCACCGCGATGCTGGAGTCCTGCATGCGGCCCGACCTCGTCACCGAGATCACCCTGCAGCCGGTGCGGCGGCACAACGTGGACGCCGCGATCTACTTCAGCGACATCGTCGTACCGCTGAAGGCGATCGGGATCGACCTCGACATCAAGCCCGGCGTCGGGCCCGTCGTCGCCAACCCCATCCGCACCCGCGCCGACCTCGCGCAGCTGCGGGACCTCACGCCCGAGGACGTCCACTACGTCACCGAGGCGATCGGCATGCTGACCGCCGAGCTCGGGTCGACGCCGCTCATCGGGTTCGCCGGGGCGCCCTTCACCCTCGCGAGCTACCTCGTCGAGGGCGGTCCCAGCCGCAACCACGAGCACACCAAGGCCCTGATGTACGGCGACCCGCAGCTCTGGGCCGACCTGCTCGACCGGCTCGCGGAGATCACGGGCGCCTTCCTGAAGGTGCAGATCGAGGCGGGCGCGAGCGCCGTGCAGCTCTTCGACTCGTGGGTGGGCGCGCTGTCGCCCGCCGACTACCGGCGCGCGGTGATGCCCGCGTCGGTGAAGGTCTTCGACGCCGTCGCCGGGTACGGCGTGCCCCGGATCCACTTCGGTGTCGGTACGGGCGAGCTGCTCGGTGCGATGGGCGAGGCGGGCGCGGACGTCGTCGGCGTCGACTGGCGGGTGCCGATGGACGAGGCCGCGCGCCGCGTCGGCCCCGGCAAGGCGCTCCAGGGCAACCTCGACCCTGCCGTCCTCTTCGCCCCGCGTGATGCCGTCGAGGCCAAGACGGACGAGGTGCTCGCCGCCGCGAACGGTCTGGAGGGGCACATCTTCAACCTCGGTCACGGCGTCCTGCCCACCATGGACCCGGAGGCGCTGACCAGGCTCGTCGAGTACGTGCACACGCGCACAGCCGTCTGA
- a CDS encoding DUF3000 domain-containing protein, whose translation MAAAQGQRSDGAGEMESSEGKVADSAPLPFRAAVEALRGARLRPEIEIDATRAPQRLAPHAYALEAAVVDGDEDLADGRLVLLHDPAGHDAWQGTFRLVTLVRAELEPEMAADPLLPEVCWSWLTGALHARGLSVGEASGTVTRAGSQYFGGLAERPPASQIEIRASWTPREGAGGVPDTAAHLAAWCDLLCQIAGLPPAGPGDGSVVSLPQRRGPSTP comes from the coding sequence ATGGCTGCGGCTCAGGGACAACGGTCGGACGGCGCTGGCGAGATGGAGAGTTCGGAGGGGAAGGTGGCGGATTCGGCTCCGTTGCCCTTCCGCGCGGCGGTCGAGGCGCTGCGGGGGGCACGGCTGCGGCCGGAGATCGAGATCGATGCGACGCGGGCGCCGCAGCGGCTCGCGCCGCACGCGTACGCGTTGGAAGCGGCGGTCGTGGACGGCGACGAGGACCTCGCGGACGGGCGTCTCGTGCTGCTGCACGATCCCGCGGGGCACGACGCCTGGCAGGGCACCTTCCGTCTGGTGACGCTGGTGCGGGCGGAACTGGAGCCGGAGATGGCGGCGGATCCCCTGCTTCCCGAGGTCTGCTGGTCCTGGCTGACCGGCGCGCTGCACGCGCGCGGGCTCTCGGTGGGCGAGGCGAGCGGCACGGTGACCCGCGCGGGATCCCAGTACTTCGGGGGTCTCGCCGAGCGCCCGCCCGCCTCCCAGATCGAGATCCGCGCCTCGTGGACTCCTCGCGAGGGGGCGGGCGGGGTGCCCGACACCGCGGCGCACCTCGCCGCGTGGTGCGATCTGCTCTGCCAGATCGCGGGGCTGCCGCCCGCGGGCCCCGGTGACGGGTCCGTGGTCTCGCTCCCCCAGCGCCGGGGTCCGTCAACTCCTTGA
- a CDS encoding response regulator transcription factor: MSVLLEQPASLVAYRPNKPTAMVVVADPRVRSTVTRHLWALGVRDVIEASSIAEARPRIGNPRDICVADVHLPDGSGLTLLSETRAAGWPNGLALSAADDIGAVRNALAGGVKGYVVTGTRTNVGLPTRPGAAPIGSAAARMHRRPPGAPSHPGGYRELSGREVEVLRLVAEGQSNKAIGVSMGLSALTVKSHLARIARKLGTGDRAGMVAVALRTGIIH, from the coding sequence GTGTCCGTTCTCCTCGAGCAGCCCGCAAGCCTGGTCGCCTACCGCCCGAACAAGCCGACCGCCATGGTCGTCGTGGCCGACCCCCGCGTGCGCTCCACCGTCACCCGCCACCTGTGGGCGCTCGGTGTACGCGATGTCATCGAGGCCTCGTCCATCGCTGAAGCTCGTCCCCGCATCGGCAACCCCCGTGACATCTGCGTCGCAGACGTCCACCTCCCCGACGGCTCCGGCCTGACGCTCCTCTCCGAAACCCGTGCCGCGGGCTGGCCCAACGGCCTCGCCCTCTCCGCCGCCGACGACATCGGTGCCGTGCGCAACGCCCTCGCGGGCGGCGTCAAGGGCTACGTCGTCACCGGCACGCGTACGAATGTCGGACTCCCCACCCGTCCCGGCGCCGCACCGATCGGCTCGGCCGCCGCCCGAATGCACCGCCGCCCGCCGGGCGCCCCCAGCCACCCCGGTGGCTACCGCGAGCTGTCCGGCCGTGAGGTCGAGGTGCTCCGCCTGGTCGCCGAGGGCCAGTCCAACAAGGCCATCGGCGTCTCCATGGGGCTCTCCGCCCTGACCGTTAAGAGCCACCTCGCCCGGATCGCGCGCAAGCTCGGCACGGGTGACCGGGCCGGGATGGTAGCGGTCGCCCTGCGCACCGGAATCATCCACTGA
- a CDS encoding ribonuclease D codes for MTDAQETAADSSLRTTGGAPPADDGLAPEGLPIPLLEPRDGIPPVIADEESLATVVAAFAAGTGPVAVDAERASGYRYGQRAYLVQLRREGAGSALIDPVACPDLSGLGEAIGDTEWVLHAATQDLPCLREIGMIPSRIFDTELAGRLAGFPRVGLGAMVESVLGYVLEKGHSAVDWSTRPLPEPWLRYAALDVELLVDLRDALEKELDRQGKLEWAREEFDSIASAPPAPPRKDPWRRTSGMHKVRRRRQMAVVRELWTARDKVAQRRDVSPGKVLSDGAIVEAALALPPNVHALAALTGFGHRMGRRQLEQWQAAVDRAKALADSELPQPGQAVSGPPPPRSWADRDPAAAARLSAARAAVSAVAEQVNMPQENLITPDTVRRVCWEPPAQVDAESVSAALSAHGARQWQISLVTPALVAALA; via the coding sequence GTGACCGACGCCCAAGAGACCGCAGCAGACAGCTCACTGCGAACCACCGGAGGCGCCCCTCCGGCCGACGACGGCCTCGCTCCCGAAGGGCTGCCGATCCCCCTGCTGGAGCCGCGCGACGGCATTCCGCCGGTGATCGCCGACGAGGAATCCCTCGCCACGGTGGTCGCCGCGTTCGCCGCGGGCACCGGACCCGTCGCCGTCGACGCCGAACGCGCGTCCGGATACCGGTACGGACAGCGCGCCTATCTCGTCCAGCTGCGCCGCGAGGGCGCGGGCAGCGCGCTCATCGACCCCGTCGCCTGCCCCGACCTCTCCGGCCTCGGCGAGGCCATCGGCGACACCGAGTGGGTGCTGCACGCGGCGACCCAGGACCTGCCGTGCCTGCGCGAAATAGGCATGATTCCGTCGCGGATCTTCGACACGGAGCTCGCGGGCCGACTCGCCGGGTTCCCGCGCGTGGGACTCGGCGCGATGGTCGAGAGCGTCCTCGGCTACGTACTGGAGAAGGGCCACTCCGCCGTCGACTGGTCGACGCGGCCGCTGCCCGAGCCCTGGCTGCGGTACGCGGCGCTCGACGTCGAGCTGCTCGTGGACCTGCGCGACGCCCTGGAGAAGGAGCTCGACCGGCAGGGGAAGCTGGAGTGGGCCCGCGAGGAGTTCGACTCCATCGCCTCGGCCCCGCCCGCGCCGCCCCGCAAGGACCCCTGGCGTCGCACGTCCGGCATGCACAAGGTGCGTCGGCGCCGTCAGATGGCGGTGGTGCGGGAGCTGTGGACCGCGCGCGACAAGGTCGCCCAGCGGCGTGACGTGTCCCCCGGCAAGGTGCTCAGCGACGGCGCGATCGTCGAGGCTGCGCTCGCCCTGCCGCCCAACGTGCACGCGCTCGCCGCGCTCACCGGCTTCGGGCACCGCATGGGGCGGCGCCAGCTGGAGCAGTGGCAGGCCGCGGTCGACCGCGCGAAGGCGCTGGCCGACTCCGAGCTGCCGCAGCCCGGGCAGGCGGTGAGCGGGCCCCCGCCGCCCCGGTCCTGGGCGGACCGGGACCCGGCGGCCGCGGCGCGGCTCTCCGCGGCGCGGGCGGCGGTCTCGGCGGTCGCCGAGCAGGTGAACATGCCGCAGGAGAACCTGATCACTCCGGACACGGTCCGCCGCGTCTGCTGGGAGCCGCCGGCTCAGGTGGACGCGGAGTCCGTATCCGCGGCCCTCTCCGCACACGGCGCCCGCCAGTGGCAGATCTCCCTGGTGACCCCGGCCCTGGTTGCGGCCCTCGCTTGA
- a CDS encoding thiolase family protein codes for MPRTVRDVVFVDGVRTPFGKAGPKGIYHETRADDLIVKAIRELLRRNPDLDPAKIDEVAIAATTQIGDQGLTLGRTAGILAGLPQSVPGYSIDRMCAGALTAVTSVAGSVAFGAYDIAVAGGVEHMGRHPMGEGVDPNPRFVSEKLVDESALFMGMTAENLHDRYPTITKQRADEYAVRSQEKAAKAYADGKIQADLVPISVRRTNAEAGETGWGLATADEPMRPGTTLENLAGLKTPFRTHGRVTAGNAAGLNDGATASLIASEEFARENGLPVKMRLVSYAFAGVEPEVMGYGPIPATEKALGQAGLSIGDIGLFEVNEAFAVQVLAFLEHYGIADDDARVNQYGGAIAYGHPLASSGVRLMTQLARQFEEQPEVRYGLTTMCVGFGMGATVIWENPNHKDAGGEK; via the coding sequence GTGCCTCGTACCGTCAGGGACGTCGTCTTCGTGGACGGCGTCCGCACCCCGTTCGGCAAGGCGGGCCCGAAGGGCATCTACCACGAGACCCGTGCCGATGACCTCATCGTGAAGGCCATCCGGGAGCTGCTGCGCCGCAACCCGGACCTCGACCCCGCCAAGATCGACGAGGTCGCCATCGCCGCGACCACGCAGATCGGCGACCAGGGTCTGACGCTGGGCCGCACCGCCGGGATCCTGGCCGGGCTGCCGCAGTCCGTCCCCGGGTACTCCATCGACCGCATGTGCGCCGGTGCGCTGACCGCCGTGACCTCGGTCGCGGGCAGCGTCGCCTTCGGTGCGTACGACATCGCCGTCGCCGGTGGCGTCGAGCACATGGGCCGCCACCCCATGGGTGAGGGTGTCGACCCCAACCCGCGGTTCGTGAGCGAGAAGCTCGTGGACGAGTCCGCACTGTTCATGGGCATGACGGCGGAGAACCTGCACGACCGCTACCCCACCATCACCAAGCAGCGCGCCGACGAGTACGCGGTGCGCTCGCAGGAGAAGGCCGCCAAGGCGTACGCCGACGGCAAGATCCAGGCCGACCTGGTGCCGATCTCCGTGCGTCGCACCAACGCCGAGGCCGGTGAGACCGGTTGGGGTCTCGCCACCGCCGACGAGCCGATGCGCCCGGGGACGACCCTGGAGAACCTGGCCGGGCTGAAGACGCCGTTCCGTACGCACGGGCGGGTCACCGCCGGTAACGCGGCCGGGCTCAACGACGGCGCCACCGCCTCCCTCATCGCCTCCGAGGAGTTCGCGCGGGAGAACGGCCTGCCCGTCAAGATGCGCCTCGTGTCGTACGCCTTCGCGGGCGTCGAGCCCGAGGTCATGGGCTACGGCCCGATCCCGGCCACGGAGAAGGCCCTCGGCCAGGCGGGGCTCTCGATCGGAGACATCGGCCTCTTCGAGGTCAACGAGGCCTTCGCCGTGCAGGTGCTCGCCTTCCTGGAGCACTACGGCATCGCCGACGACGACGCGCGCGTCAACCAGTACGGCGGCGCCATCGCGTACGGCCACCCGCTCGCCTCCTCCGGCGTACGCCTGATGACGCAGCTGGCGCGGCAGTTCGAGGAGCAGCCCGAGGTCCGCTACGGCCTGACCACGATGTGCGTCGGCTTCGGCATGGGCGCGACGGTCATCTGGGAGAACCCGAACCACAAGGACGCCGGAGGCGAGAAGTGA
- a CDS encoding 3-hydroxyacyl-CoA dehydrogenase NAD-binding domain-containing protein, with translation MSTTTTTELLKGAAELFPDEVVTQAHVRHLDLPQGAGRFALITLDNGFDHTKPTTFGPASLANLNAAIDQVEKEAAEGEIVGAGITGKPFIFAVGADLKGVELLKHHEDALAIGKGGHEVFKRLAGLAVPTFAYYNGAAMGGGVEVGLHCTYRTVSKALPAFSLPEVFLGLVPGWGGCALLPNLIGADKAVSVIIENSLNQNRQLKGKQVFELGIADALFEGADFLEQSLIWTASVLTGSTQVVRPEIDRAEGWDAAVARGRAIADSKVHGAAPAAYRALEIIAAAKDGDLQQGFDAEDTALADLIMGGELRSGIYSFNLVQKRAKRPAGAPDKNLARPVTKVGVVGAGLMASQLALLFLRRLEVPVVLTDIDQARVDKGVGYVHEEIDKLLLKGRVNQDKANRLKGLVSGVLDKAEGFSDADFIIEAVFEEIGVKQQVFAEVEAVAPAHAILATNTSSLSVSEMASKLKHPERVVGFHFFNPVAILPLLEIVRGEQTDDASLATAFGVAKKLKKTAVLVKDAPAFVVNRILTRFMGEIQNVIDEGTPVEVAEKGVEPLGLPMSPLVLLELVGPAIGLHVSETLNRAFPERFTVSPNLAAVVKAGKRGFYVYDSGKPELDPEVAALLKQGDKVLTEEQVRDRVLDAVAQEIGLMLDEGVVAEAQDIDLCLITGAGWPFHLGGITPYLDREGISERVNGKPFLAQGVASVPA, from the coding sequence GTGAGCACCACTACCACCACTGAGCTTCTGAAGGGTGCGGCCGAGCTGTTCCCCGACGAGGTCGTGACGCAGGCGCACGTGCGCCACCTCGACCTGCCGCAGGGCGCGGGGCGCTTCGCGCTCATCACCCTGGACAACGGCTTCGACCACACCAAGCCGACCACCTTCGGCCCGGCCTCGCTGGCGAACCTCAACGCCGCGATCGACCAGGTCGAGAAGGAGGCCGCCGAGGGCGAGATCGTCGGCGCCGGCATCACCGGCAAGCCGTTCATCTTCGCCGTCGGCGCCGACCTCAAGGGCGTGGAGCTGCTCAAGCACCACGAGGACGCGCTGGCCATCGGCAAGGGCGGCCACGAGGTCTTCAAGCGGCTTGCCGGGCTCGCCGTGCCGACCTTCGCGTACTACAACGGTGCCGCCATGGGCGGTGGCGTCGAGGTCGGTCTGCACTGCACCTACCGCACCGTCTCCAAGGCGCTGCCCGCCTTCTCGCTGCCCGAGGTCTTCCTCGGCCTGGTCCCGGGCTGGGGCGGCTGCGCGCTGCTCCCGAACCTGATCGGCGCCGACAAGGCCGTCTCGGTCATCATCGAGAACTCGCTGAACCAGAACCGTCAGCTCAAGGGCAAGCAGGTCTTCGAGCTCGGCATCGCCGACGCGCTCTTCGAGGGCGCGGACTTCCTGGAGCAGTCGCTGATCTGGACGGCCTCCGTCCTGACCGGTTCGACCCAGGTCGTGCGTCCCGAGATCGACCGCGCCGAGGGCTGGGACGCCGCCGTCGCGCGCGGCCGTGCCATCGCCGACTCCAAGGTGCACGGCGCCGCTCCGGCCGCCTACCGCGCCCTGGAGATCATCGCCGCGGCCAAGGACGGGGACCTCCAGCAGGGCTTCGACGCCGAGGACACCGCGCTCGCCGACCTGATCATGGGTGGCGAACTGCGGTCCGGCATCTACTCGTTCAACCTCGTCCAGAAGCGCGCCAAGCGCCCGGCGGGTGCCCCGGACAAGAACCTGGCGCGCCCGGTCACCAAGGTCGGCGTCGTCGGCGCGGGCCTGATGGCCTCGCAGCTGGCGCTGCTCTTCCTGCGCCGCCTCGAGGTGCCGGTCGTCCTGACCGACATCGACCAGGCGCGCGTCGACAAGGGCGTCGGCTACGTCCACGAGGAGATCGACAAGCTCCTCCTCAAGGGCCGCGTCAACCAGGACAAGGCGAACCGTCTGAAGGGGCTCGTCTCCGGCGTGCTCGACAAGGCCGAGGGCTTCTCCGACGCCGACTTCATCATCGAGGCCGTCTTCGAGGAGATCGGCGTCAAGCAGCAGGTGTTCGCCGAGGTCGAGGCCGTCGCCCCGGCGCACGCGATCCTCGCCACCAACACCTCCTCGCTCTCGGTCTCCGAGATGGCGTCGAAGCTGAAGCACCCCGAGCGGGTCGTCGGCTTCCACTTCTTCAACCCGGTCGCGATCCTGCCGCTCCTGGAGATCGTGCGCGGCGAGCAGACCGACGACGCCTCGCTGGCCACCGCCTTCGGTGTCGCCAAGAAGCTGAAGAAGACCGCGGTACTCGTGAAGGACGCTCCGGCGTTCGTCGTGAACCGCATCCTCACCCGCTTCATGGGCGAGATCCAGAACGTCATCGACGAGGGCACCCCGGTCGAGGTCGCCGAGAAGGGCGTCGAGCCGCTCGGTCTGCCGATGTCGCCGCTGGTGCTCCTGGAGCTGGTCGGCCCGGCCATCGGTCTGCACGTCTCCGAGACCCTGAACCGTGCCTTCCCCGAGCGCTTCACGGTCTCCCCGAACCTCGCGGCCGTCGTCAAGGCGGGCAAGCGCGGCTTCTACGTGTACGACAGCGGGAAGCCGGAGCTCGACCCGGAGGTCGCCGCGCTCCTGAAGCAGGGCGACAAGGTCCTGACCGAGGAGCAGGTGCGCGACCGCGTCCTGGACGCGGTGGCGCAGGAGATCGGGCTCATGCTCGACGAGGGCGTCGTCGCCGAGGCCCAGGACATCGACCTCTGCCTGATCACCGGCGCGGGCTGGCCCTTCCACCTGGGCGGCATCACGCCGTACCTGGACCGTGAGGGCATCAGCGAGCGGGTGAACGGGAAGCCGTTCCTGGCGCAGGGCGTGGCGAGCGTCCCGGCGTAA
- a CDS encoding PIN domain-containing protein, with product MSTPDTLLVVDAANVVGSVPDGWWRDRRGAAERLRDRLVGYAAEGLPDHPGPLDVVLVVEGAARGVASVPGVRVVSAPGSGDDRIVELAAEAADRPCLVVTADRELRRRVGECGARCLGPRTVHGPGQTPGPPPGRT from the coding sequence ATGAGCACGCCGGACACCCTTCTCGTCGTCGACGCGGCGAACGTCGTCGGCTCCGTCCCCGACGGCTGGTGGCGCGATCGCCGCGGGGCGGCGGAGCGGCTCAGGGACCGGCTCGTCGGGTACGCCGCCGAGGGGCTGCCGGATCATCCGGGACCACTGGACGTCGTCCTCGTCGTGGAGGGCGCGGCACGCGGCGTGGCGTCCGTGCCCGGCGTGCGGGTCGTCTCCGCGCCGGGCAGCGGCGACGACCGCATCGTGGAACTGGCGGCGGAGGCGGCGGACAGGCCCTGCCTGGTCGTCACGGCCGACCGCGAATTGCGGCGCAGGGTCGGCGAGTGCGGCGCCCGGTGTCTGGGGCCGCGCACCGTGCACGGCCCGGGTCAGACCCCTGGGCCGCCGCCGGGCCGCACGTAG
- a CDS encoding ArnT family glycosyltransferase, whose amino-acid sequence MLAAPSASLRSVRATRVPGPRKEYAPDHRDPYWTRLFPLLAALACVTRAPSFRWPLWNPDEGYLAVQARLLADGGTLYETVVDRKPPLVPWLYAGAFALFGDDSLLPLKALAVAAQLLTAVLLASIARRRWGDRAGRTAGVLYLLISIGLNPEDAQAATFEVFTLPCTAAAMWCADRRGWGAAGAAVACAFLAKQTGGAVLLPVAWLLWRDGAPRGDVLRLAAGLCGPVVAAAVLTTPAGFLFWTVTGSGAYASFTGSELHVLGRGLGNAAILAAACAGIVPPVVRVLRIARTGSTDLWLWLASAVAAVLLGFHFFGHYYLQLMPPLALLGAAALQILPRERTLRAIVASGCGCAVFLAWGLLAPRPELAHATRLAETVRAHSGPRDRVLFWGMHPEAYWLADRAPASRYLTAGLLTNYSGGRNGPQVGEKYGVAGSWPVFREELRRHPPTLVVDDSRGEPYAPHRVPSLRRILATGYRPLLTVDGAVLYVRPGGGPGV is encoded by the coding sequence ATGCTCGCCGCGCCCTCCGCCTCGCTACGCTCCGTACGCGCCACCCGGGTGCCGGGCCCGCGCAAGGAGTACGCCCCCGACCACCGCGACCCGTACTGGACACGGCTGTTCCCGCTCCTGGCCGCGCTGGCGTGCGTGACCCGGGCGCCCTCCTTCCGGTGGCCCCTGTGGAACCCCGACGAGGGCTACCTCGCCGTCCAGGCGCGGCTGCTCGCCGACGGCGGCACGCTCTACGAGACGGTCGTCGACCGCAAGCCACCGCTCGTCCCCTGGCTGTACGCGGGCGCCTTCGCGCTCTTCGGTGACGACTCGCTGCTCCCGCTGAAGGCCCTCGCGGTCGCCGCCCAGCTCCTGACGGCGGTGCTCCTCGCCTCGATCGCCCGGCGCCGCTGGGGAGACCGCGCGGGCCGCACGGCGGGCGTCCTCTACCTCCTGATCTCCATCGGCCTCAACCCCGAGGACGCGCAGGCGGCCACCTTCGAGGTCTTCACGCTGCCCTGCACGGCCGCCGCCATGTGGTGCGCGGACCGGCGCGGCTGGGGCGCCGCGGGCGCTGCGGTGGCCTGCGCCTTCCTCGCCAAGCAGACCGGGGGAGCGGTCCTGCTCCCGGTCGCCTGGCTGCTGTGGCGGGACGGGGCGCCGCGCGGGGACGTGCTGCGCCTGGCCGCGGGCCTGTGCGGCCCGGTCGTCGCCGCGGCCGTCCTGACGACCCCGGCGGGCTTCCTGTTCTGGACGGTGACGGGCTCGGGCGCGTACGCCTCCTTCACGGGCTCCGAACTCCACGTCCTGGGGCGCGGGTTGGGCAACGCGGCGATCCTCGCGGCGGCCTGCGCGGGCATCGTCCCACCGGTCGTACGCGTCCTGCGCATCGCCCGCACCGGCTCGACGGACCTCTGGCTCTGGCTCGCATCGGCGGTCGCCGCGGTGCTGCTCGGCTTCCACTTCTTCGGCCACTACTACCTCCAACTCATGCCGCCGCTGGCTCTGTTGGGCGCGGCGGCGCTGCAGATCCTGCCGCGCGAGCGGACGCTGCGGGCGATCGTCGCCTCGGGGTGCGGGTGTGCGGTGTTCCTGGCCTGGGGGCTGCTCGCGCCGCGCCCCGAACTGGCGCACGCCACGCGCCTCGCGGAGACGGTCAGGGCGCATTCGGGTCCGCGGGACCGGGTGCTGTTCTGGGGGATGCACCCCGAGGCGTACTGGCTCGCCGACCGCGCCCCCGCCAGCCGCTACCTCACGGCCGGGCTGCTCACCAACTACAGCGGCGGCAGGAACGGCCCCCAGGTGGGCGAGAAGTACGGCGTGGCGGGCTCGTGGCCGGTCTTCCGCGAGGAGTTGAGACGGCACCCGCCGACGCTCGTCGTCGACGACTCCCGGGGCGAGCCGTACGCGCCGCACCGGGTGCCGTCGCTGCGCCGGATCCTCGCGACCGGCTACCGGCCGCTGCTCACGGTCGACGGCGCGGTCCTCTACGTGCGGCCCGGCGGCGGCCCAGGGGTCTGA